One genomic segment of Cryptococcus neoformans var. neoformans JEC21 chromosome 8 sequence includes these proteins:
- a CDS encoding expressed protein has translation MFNSPSTRRVQTPRRQQAQQPSSRLQALRVTKSPAPSNAETIRTERPVDEKEKVFWSKDERHSTTSLGKFPGEVAALIKASDLVVDPVTGQVDSRTGFALVSSPRACIAWNYSKRTHSAPTTYAFPAPLPTSSPSRFPPPVLSALCTSTSEPGMILMSSTGEIRYWESMSLALSNVERYQQLFLDLPQGDWIERLVKVDGNNFILTTTSSQAYRLSITSSAGRLSPVVTPLMRPGGMFGRASPVIFGGKHDRFGIRSVASNGAEVYLMAQRSIQKWSFTSDGQKLVQEYDIYEAIGRELFKNWSSIDISIDLEDVVALDSDSLAVLITYSDSTSPPSHALVLLSVHRSNPPIVNRTISISFTSGQDQRLLDIPRLVIPPGSTMAFVRFGSAVMMVSLDFDAPYEEALTLKDPNNAYIGAGPVTSNSNSPTMVLIPAEGGLMNVEALEPRASPDSLNQLSTATARLKSKLEQAIFFGQRSDNPLSFELEEDVRGQGDVAEAAELVSGEVVAARSPYTPTIYELRPHLLDRLDRLKALVKYIRTNGLMNQLPQATRRRLSGDGEKVRGALELWDYQNRLMDQSSGPGPSQAKSLLSISIQVYFSSRHRFLAPSSSPTDEREQDLVRLFFRTEVSNLDKLLTVVFGEFRDKQKGEVDVSERAGWVGEVNQIFIAVERAAAQYREEESDLYAIDREKPAIEMWTASDSLIDSLDHLYTLTEALIKERTRELGSVIDEAHVAGGPTSRIEAGREELRKEQVVQATLKRQMGWLAAALCTNMEDKCRVVVRRQMDDGADEQEGIMLKAKWDAMKPRVIRPLVSVDRISEAYELAEHHHDFPTLVMLCNDPVAGQGKGDSRIQVYIEKFGEDFAFELYRWYIDQGQLHALLTQDEVYGSLVTRFFETHHYPELGWIHHIACKRYGEAAGALTQVLDEGEGKEESGELDFRKVVGSIAKLASMTDISLRGPSEARDQIFQKIGQQLSLIDIQSSLRTYLLSLFPSTARSSRSIAKHFAPILTRLSHRPGSESGSAFLALFYNLAERVIGGEAVDLEGMLDLLTLKDNVGREDDGVDALRVLVLDRSLPKARSEVALLAVWRRIYIRDDWAEISNTVGRSEQAQRTKLKTTMIYRVLKALHSMPEFPQAAVISPYDTSIPPTTAELSARFPSLSSEDIAALKADYDDEVAVLMEYVEKDALEERVKEVKGMIEREWEEEQGREINEAIGAQAESEVVVVEAEDVEADEDVEM, from the exons ATGTTCAACTCACCCTCGACGAGAAGGGTGCAGACACCGAGGCGGCAGCAGGCCCAGCAGCCAAGCTCGCGCCTCCAGGCGCTTAGGGTGACAAAATCTCCAGCACCGTCCAACGCAGAGACAATCCGCACAGAACGACCGGTTgacgaaaaggaaaaggtatTTTGGAGTAAAGATGAGAGACACTCGACTACGTCCCTTGGAAAATTTCCAGGGGAAGTGGCTGCTTTGATCAAGGCGTCTG ACCTTGTAGTCGATCCTGTAACGGGCCAAGTCGATAGCAGGACTGGCTTCGCCCTGGTATCCTCACCTAGAGCCTGTATCGCCTGGAACTATTCCAAACGTACCCATTCAGCCCCCACAACCTACGCTTTCCccgctcctcttccaacttcttcccccagccgtttccctcctcctgttcTCTCCGCGTTGTGTACATCTACATCTGAACCTGGGATGATACTTATGTCTAGTACAGGCGAGATAAGGTATTGGGAGAGTATGAGCTTGGCTCTGAGTAACGTGGAGAGGTATCAGCAGTTGTTTTTGGATCTTCCGCAAGGTGACTGGATAGAGAGACTCGTCAAAGTGGACGGAAACAATTTTATCCTCACAACGACATCTTCGCAGGCGTATCGGCTGAGTATAACATCTTCTGCAGGAAGGCTTTCCCCTGTGGTGACGCCTTTGATGAGGCCGGGTGGAATGTTTGGGAGAGCTAGTCCTGTGATTTTTGGTGGGAAGCATGATCGATTCGGAATCAGGAGTGTAGCTAGTAACGGAGCGGAGGTCTATCTTATGGCACAGAGGAGCATACAAAAATGGTCATTTACCAGTGACGGTCAGAAG CTGGTGCAAGAGTATGATATTTATGAAGCCATTGGGCGCGAGCTTTTCAAAAATTGGTCCTCTATTGACATCAGCATTGATCTCGAAGATGTCGTCGCACTAGA TTCCGACTCCCTAGCGGTTTTAATTACCTATTCTGACTCGACATCTCCTCCGTCTCACGCCCTTGTCCTCCTCTCCGTCCACCGCTCCAACCCTCCAATCGTCAATCGTACAATCTCCATATCATTCACCTCCGGTCAAGATCAGAGATTGTTAGATATCCCCAGATTGGTAATACCCCCTGGCAGTACGATGGCGTTTGTTCGTTTTGGTTCGGCGGTGATGATGGTTTCACTTGATTTTG ATGCGCCTTATGAAGAGGCCCTTACACTCAAAGATCCGAATAACGCATACATTGGCGCGGGACCGGTGaccagcaacagcaacagcccTACCATGGTTCTTATCCCCGCTGAGGGCGGCTTGATGAACGTCGAAGCACTTGAACCTCGTGCCAGCCCCGACTCCCT TAACCAGCTCTCCACTGCGACAGCCCGTCTCAAATCCAAGTTGGAGCAAGCAATCTTTTTCGGCCAACGGAGTGATAACCCCCTTTCTTTTGAGTtagaagaagatgtgagGGGTCAGGGAGATGTAGCCGAGGCCGCGGAGTTGGTTAGTGGGGAGGTTGTCGCCGCTC GCTCTCCATACACTCCAACGATCTATGAATTAAGGCCCCATCTCCTTGACCGGCTTGATCGATTGAAAGCCCTCGTGAAGTACATCCGAACCAACGGACTGATGAACCAGTTACCGCAagcgacgaggaggaggctgTCGGGAGATGGGGAGAAGGTTAGGGGGGCATTGGAACTTTGGGATTACCAGAACCGTTTGATGGA CCAATCATCGGGCCCAGGCCCTAGTCAAGCCAAATCCCTTTTATCAATTTCGATCCAAGTATACTTCTCCTCCCGTCATCGTTTCCTCGCCccgtcatcatctcccaccGACGAAAGAGAACAAGATCTTGTCAGGTTATTTTTCCGGACGGAAGTGTCGAATCTTGACAAGTTATTGACTGTCGTCTTTGGGGAGTTCAGGGATAAGCAAAAGGGGGAAGTTGACGTGAGTGAAAGGGCGGGTTGGGTCGGGGAGGTTAACCAAATCTTTATT GCTGTTGAAAGGGCCGCAGCCCAGTATcgcgaagaagaatctGATCTTTACGCCATTGACCGTGAAAAGCCTGCGATTGAAATGTGGACAGCGTCGGACAGCTTGATTGATTCGTTGGACCATCTGTATACGTTGACGGAGGCGTTGATTAAGGAGCGTACTAGGGAGTTGGGATCGGTTATTGATGAGGCACACGTTGCTGGTGGTCCAACTTCGAGGATAGAggcaggaagggaagaacTAAGAAAGGAGCAAGTAGTACAGGCAACGTTGAAGAGACAGATGGGATGGCTGGCAGCTGCGCTGTGTACGAATATGGAGGACAAGTGTCGTGTTGTGGTCAG GAGAcagatggatgatggagcAGATGAGCAGGAAGGGATTATGCTCAAGGCTAAATGGGATGCGATGAAACCCCGGGTTATCCGGCCTCTCG TCTCCGTTGACCGCATTTCCGAAGCATATGAACTCGCAGAACATCATCACGACTTCCCAACTCTTGTAATGCTGTGCAATGATCCCGTTGCGGGCCAGGGAAAAGGGGACAGTAGAATACAAGTGTATATCGAGAAGTTTGGCGAGGATTTCGCGTTCGAGCTGTATAGGTGGTATATTGACCAAG GCCAACTGCACGCTCTTTTGACACAAGACGAAGTTTACGGATCTCTCGTTACCCGATTCTTTGAGACACACCATTACCCTGAACTCGGATGGATACACCACATTGCGTGTAAACGGTACGGTGAAGCTGCTGGAGCTTTAACGCAAGTATTAGATGAGGgtgaggggaaggaggagagtggCGAGCTAGACTTTAGAAAA GTGGTAGGCAGTATCGCAAAGCTTGCTAGTATGACCGACATCAGCTTGAGGGGCCCATCCGAAGCTCGCGATCAGATTTTCCAAA AGATCGGCCAGCAGTTATCCTTGATCGATATTCAAAGTTCCCTCCGCACTTATTTactctcccttttcccatctACTGCCCGTTCATCGCGTTCAATCGCCAAACACTTTGCACCCATCCTCACCCGCCTTAGCCATCGACCAGGATCCGAATCTGGATCTGCTTTCCTTGCATTGTTTTACAATCTTGCAGAGAGAGTCATTGGCGGAGAAGCTGTAGATTTGGAAGGCATGCTGGATTTATTGACATTGAAGGATAATGtagggagggaagatgatggagtTGACGCGCTGAGAGTTTTGGTACTTGATCGG TCATTACCTAAAGCCAGGTCGGAAGTTGCCTTATTGGCAGTATGGCGAAGGATTTATATTCGCGACGA CTGGGCGGAGATTTCCAATACGGTTGGCCGAAGCGAGCAGGCTCAGAGGACAAAATTAAAGACAACTATGATATATCGGGTTTTGAAAGCCCTCCATTCTATGCCCG AATTTCCTCAAGCGGCTGTTATATCACCATACGACACATCGATTCCCCCGACTACCGCCGAACTTTCTGCTCGTTTCCCTAGCCTGTCCTCAGAGGATATTGCGGCGTTGAAAGCGGATTACGACGATGAAGTAGCCGTGCTCATGGAGTAcgtggagaaggatgcgttggaagagagggtgaaggaggtgaaggGGATGATTGAGAGggagtgggaggaggagcagggaCGTGAAATTAATGAGGCAATAGGTGCGCAGGCTGAGTCAGAGGTGGTTGTGGTGGAAGcggaggatgtggaggcGGATGAAGACGTGGAGATGTAA
- a CDS encoding SD08430p, putative, translating to MTVRDPSKRAHTATTTARDSMIHRENNTVRPRNVEDITELEEKGLLRRVDDDSPGPSPARRRGKGKEKETRLEKAPVEEEYSTGLTTRRDKEAFALLVLLYLLQGIPLGLTFGTLPFLLKSHLSYSQLAIFALSTWPYSLKLLWSPIVDAWFVKKWGRRKSWIVPVQGLVGLGMWVIGGKIEEWLNVETVDVKFLTAVFGSLILAAATQDIAVDGWALTLLSQPNLSYASTAQTIGIGIGNALSFTVFLAFNSIDFSNKYFRSPSRPLDYPLVSLGGYMKFWAVVFVGVTVGLAVLKKEDPPSEDDPDMDVKKVYKVMWSIVRLKNIQTFLFVHLICKIGFQVNDSVTSLKLLEKGLSKEDLAVAVLLDFPAQMAVGWLAAKWSRPAPSSSSSSHPLTAGRGAGAGESGNVLKPWLYAFWARLAMAAISTLVVAGFPSNRASSVGTTYFLLIIATTLFSSLTSTVQFVGICAFHTQIADPLIGGTYMTLLNTVSNLGGTWPKPLILRSVDMLTVATCSVSSSSTTTSLRSKLSLSSSASGLGECVTEHGKNLCAQAGGECVMQRDGYYIMSAVCVTLGAGLLVVFILPMVKRLAALPMSAWRVKIPN from the exons ATGACAGTGAGAGACCCCAGCAAACGCGCACACACCGCAACCACCACCGCACGGGATAGCATGATACATCGCGAGAACAATACCGTCCGTCCACGAAACGTAGAGGATATCAccgagcttgaagagaagggccTGCTACGCAGAGTCGATGACGATAGTCCAGGACCGTCTCCAGCCAGGCGGCGCgggaaaggcaaggaaaaggagacgAGGCTGGAGAAAGCCCCcgtggaagaagaatacaGTACCGGACTGACTACACGTCGTGACAAAGAAGCGTTTGCGCTGCTCGTCTTGCTAT ACCT TCTCCAGGGTATTCCTCTCGGCCTCACTTTCGGTACCCTCCCGTTCCTCCTCAAATCCCACCTCTCCTACTCCCAGCTCGCAATATTCGCCCTCTCCACGTGGCCATACTCTCTCAAACTCCTCTGGTCTCCTATTGTCGATGCGTGGTTCGTGAAAAAGTGGGGTAGAAGAAAGAGTTGGATCGTGCCTGTACAGGGACTGGTAGGCTTGGGTATGTGGGTTATCGGTGGTAAGATCGAAGAGTGGCTGAACGTT GAAACTGTCGACGTCAAGTTTTTAACGGCAGTCTTTGGATCTCTCATCTTGGCGGCTGCTACCCAAGATATCGCTGTTGATG GCTGGGCTctcaccctcctctcccaaccCAACCTCTCGTACGCATCTACTGCCCAAACAATCGGTATCGGCATCGGCAACGCCCTCAGCTTCACCGTCTTCCTCGCTTTCAACAGTATCGACTTCTCCAACAAATACTTTCGCTCCCCTTCCCGACCACTCGATTACCCTCTCGTTTCGTTGGGGGGTTACATGAAGTTTTGGGCTGTGGTGTTTGTGGGTGTGACGGTGGGGTTGGCGGTtttgaaaaaggaagatcCGCCCAGTGAGGATGATCCGGATATGGATGTGAAAAAGGTGTACAAGGTTATGTGGAGTATCGTCCGTCTCAAAA ACATCCAAACATTCCTGTTTGTCCACCTCATCTGCAAAATCGGCTTCCAAGTCAACGACTCTGTCACTTCCCTCAAACTTCTCGAAAAGGGATTATCAAAAGAAGATCTCGCAGTCGCCGTCTTGCTCGATTTCCCGGCACAGATGGCTGTCGGTTGGTTGGCTGCCAAGTGGTCACGACCTGCCccgtcttcgtcttcatcttcacaTCCGCTTACCgccggaagaggagcaggagcaggagaaTCAGGAAACGTACTCAAACCCTGGTTATACGCATTTTGGGCCCGACTTGCCATGGCTGCCATCTCCACGCTCGTCGTCGCTGGCTTCCCATCCAACCGCGCCAGCTCGGTTGGGACCACCTactttctcctcatcattgccaccaccctcttctcaagCCTCACCAGCACAGTCCAATTCGTCGGTATCTGCGCTTTCCACACTCAAATCGCTGACCCCCTTATCGGAGGCACGTACATGACCCTTCTCAACACCGTCTCCAACTTGGGCGGGACTTGGCCGAAACCGCTGATCTTGAGGTCGGTGGATATGCTTACCGTGGCGACTTGCTCTGtctccagcagcagcaccaccacctccctGCGAAGCAAGCTCTCACTCTCATCGTCAGCCTCAGGTCTAGGAGAATGCGTGACGGAGCATGGGAAGAACTTGTGTGCCCAGGCGGGAGGCGAATGCGTAATGCAGAGAGATGGGTATTATATCATGTCGGCGGTTTGTGTTACCCTCGGAGCCGGGTTGTTGgtcgtcttcatcttgccCATGGTCAAGCGTTTGGCCG CACTGCCAATGTCTGCATGGCGAGTCAAGATTCCCAACTAG
- a CDS encoding phosphomannomutase, putative, with amino-acid sequence MSAPQPASATIFPPGVTPFAQRRLPKTICMFDVDGTLSLARQSATPEMFATLRKLRESCAIAFVGGSDLTKILEQVGGDQGLSNFDYGFAENGLIAYKLGQQLESASFIKHVGEEEYKKLVNWILRYLSEVDIPIKRGTFVEFRNGMINVSPIGRNASIQERIDFEKYDKEHGIRGDMVAKLEREFLHLGLTFAIGGQISFDIFPKGWDKTYSLRHIEGEGFEEIHFFGDKTYKGGNDYEIFSDPRTIGHTVTSPEHTMQLLDELFLTTAP; translated from the exons ATGTCCGCCCCTCAGCCCGCCTCTGCCACCATCTTTCCCCCCGGCGTCACCCCCTTCGCCCAGCGAAGGCTCCCCAAGACCATCTGCATGTTTGACGTCGATGGCACCCTTTCTCTCGCCCGTCAGAGCGCGACCCCCGAGATGTTTGCTACCCTCCGCAAACTCCGTGAGAGCTGCGCCATCGCCTTTGTGGGTGGCTCCGACCTCACCAAGATCCTGGAGCAGGTCGGCGGGGACCAAGGGCTGAGCAATTTTGACTATGGGTTTGCAGAGAATGGGTTGATCGCGTACAAGTTGGGCCAGCAGCTCGAGTCGGCGAGTTTTATCAAGCATgtaggagaggaggagtaTAAGAAGCTTGTCAATTGGATTTTGAGGTATCTCTCCGAAGTGGACATTCCCATCAAGCG AGGCACGTTTGTCGAATTTCGAAACGGTATGATCAACGTCTCCCCTATCGGCAGAAACGCATCCATCCAGGAGCGAATCGATTTTGAAAAGTATGACAAGGAGCATGGTATTCGGGGAGACATGGTCGCCAAGCTCGAGCGAGAGTTTTTGCATCTTGGATTGACTTTTGCGATTGGCGGTCAGATTAGTTTTGACATTTTCCCCAAGG GCTGGGACAAGACATATTCGCTTAGGCATATCGAGGGTGAAGGCTTTGAAGAGATTCACTTTTTCGGCGACAAG ACCTACAAGGGCGGTAATGATTATGAGATCTTTTCCGACCCCCGAACTATCGGTCACACCGTCACCAGCCCCGAGCATACTATGCAGCTCCTCGACGAGTTGTTTTTGACGACTGCTCCTTGA
- a CDS encoding Rho small monomeric GTPase, putative, with translation MQTIKCVVVGDGAVGKTCLLISYTTNKFPSEYVPTVFDNYAVSVTIGDDPYTLGLFDTAGQEDYDRLRPLSYPQTDVFLVCFSVTSPASFENVREKWFPEIAHHCPGVPALIVGTQVDLRDDPAQTEKLGRQRMKPITQDMGERLARELGAVKYVECSALTQRGLKNVFDEAIVAALEPPMATKKKSKKCLIL, from the exons ATGCAGACAATCAAGTGTGTCGTAGTCGGAGACGGTGCCGTTGGAAA GACCTGCTTGCTCATCTCGTACACTACCAATAAGTTCCCATCCGAGTATGTTCCTACCGTCTTTGACAACT ACGCCGTCAGTGTAACTATCGGTGACGACCCATACACTCTTGGTCTCTTTGATACTGCCGGTCAAGAAGATTATGACCGTCTCCGTCCTCTCTCATACCCCCAAACTGATGTCTTCCTCGTTTGCTTCTCTGTAACATCTCCCGCGTCTTTCGAAAACGTCCGCGAAAAATGGTTCCCCGAAATCGCCCACCATTGCCCCGGCGTTCCCGCACTTATTGTCGGTACCCAGGTGGATTTGAGGGACGACCCTGCTCAGACGGAGAAGTTGGgaaggcagaggatgaagccGATTACACAGGACATGGGAGAAAGGTTGGCGAGAGAGTTGGGAGCCGTGAAGTATGTGGAATGTTCGGCGTTGACTCAGAGAGGATTGAAGAACGTTTTTGACGAG GCCATCGTGGCGGCATTAGAACCCCCTATGGCGACCAAGAAAAAGTCTAAAAAGTGTCTCATTCTTTAA